AACTCCGGCTAGTCTAAGCCCTGCCGATACGTCGCTTATTATAGGATGCTCTTACCAAAAACGATTATTGCCCTATTTGGACGGAACACTCCCGATGCCAAGTTTATTTGTGCTGGATCATGGGCGTAATGATAATTTCGGCAGCGACAACGATTCACTATGGACGAAAACGCCTATCTCTTCACAAAGGCTAAATCGCAACACTTTTATGGGCGCAACAAACGTACTTATAGAACTTATTTACCGGTATAATCCACGTGCAAGAATTGTCATAATAAGCCACAACACCAACAAAGGCAGTTGGGCTCGTGTTGTTAACGGGCAACGATTACTTGCAGAGTATTGGAATTTGCCATTTTTGGATCTTTCTCAAAAACTGGGTTGGTCTGACCAATTGGCACCGGGTTCTCAATCGCTTTGGGCAAGCTCCCCGTGGTCACTCTACACGTTCGGCCAAAATACTTCCTTGGATATGTCGCTATATCGAATTTGGAACCCGGATGGAACACATCTTTATACATCCTGGAGCAGACAACTAGTTACAAATGTATGCTTTGAGTTTTTAAGAGGCTTGTATTAAAATTATCATTCTAATGAAAACTACCTTCCTAAAATACCTCAACCCCTTGTTTGAGTACGTTCAGTTCAACATGAAACTTACCACAATCTTAATTGTGGGAATACTGACCGCCTTGAAACAGTTCATTATTCGGTACATCTTTGATGATACGGAATACCTGATTTCGTTTGTGATTCTTTCTTTTATCTACATTCTTTCCGGCGCTGTGAAAGCACATGTAAAGGGTGAATTTCGAATACATCTCTTTTTCGGAAAAATAATCCTGAAAGTGGTGAGTTATATCATTTTCATCGGAGGTATCAGCACCTTCGTCAAAATGCAGGTGAAAGGTCATGCGGTTGACTGGGCAAGTTCGGTTGACTCTTACCTCTATATCACCGCAGCTGCCAACGTCTTTTTCAATACCATCAAAAATGTGATCATCATCAACCCGGGGCTTCTTCCTGAAAAAGTGGAAAAATGGTTTCAGGAAGGAGCCGAAGCCGGAACCTTAACCAAACCCAACCTATGAAACGCTTTACCCTACCCCTACTCTTTATATCCTTGTTGGCCTTTCAAAGCTGTGTAAGTAACCGTAAGATTTACCGAACGTTGCTGAAATGGCAAGCCGTGCAGGATAGTCTCCTTTCACAATCTCAATCACTTTTCAACCATGACAAAGCACGCATTCAACAGTTTTATCGTGACGCTTCTGATGATGATTTGCTTAAGCAACTCAATTCAATCTCAGAGCCGTCCAAACCTGATCCCCGTAGACCGTGAACGCCTGAAAACCGTCATGGAAAAGGCTGAATTGTACGAAGTGACAAACAAAGAAGTCACTGTTTTACTCCTGGAAAATTCACGGTTGAAAGAATCAATTGCGAAAGAAAAGCAAGCCGGGCAAGTTCTGAGAAATGAACTGGAAGAAGTTTCAAATGCCTACGATACTACCCGAATTATCCTTTTTGCCTTGGGCCTGTTAATCATCGCCTACGTGATCATTCAGATAAGAAGCCGCTAAAGCATCATCAGCACTAAAAAAATACCTCAATGTTATTTCCCCGTATTCTCAATTCATCGAATGTATCCCTGAACGGGATTCCCGATAATTATGATCCCGCTATCCCTGCCGATACTGTTGATCAATCGTTAACCGCGTTTGAGGTCCAGAAAGCCGAAAACCTTAGAATCGCTTTTGATGCGGCTTTTAAGGGTGTTCTTTCCATTGGTCCCAATGCCGCCACTGTCAATCTGAAAGTCAATGGGGCCGCGTTTGGTGCATCGCTGGCCGCAACCAATGCAACCGTTGCCGGCTCAGACGTTACCGGTTCAGCCGCCAACGCATCACTGCATTTTGGCGATAATCTCAAAGTGTTACGGGCCGGAGATGTGATTGATGTCAGTTCGTTTCCTGCGGTAGGTACGGTATCTCTGTTCCTGTTCGACAAACAGAACGTGTCCAATATCCTGAACAGCTTCGGGTACGAATTTAAGTTGGTAGACCGTACCGCCTTTACCATTAACTACTACAATGGTACCGGTGCTGCAAACCTTCGAATGACACAGGCCGTGACCGCCCTCACCGGAACCGATAAGATCAGTATTGAAATCGGGGAAAAGACCATTGTGGTCAAACGCAATACCACGGTACTGGATACAATTCCGCTTAAATATAAAGCTACGCTGAAAAATGAAGCCGGAACCGCCGTTGATGCCAATGCGGGGGTACTGAAACTTTCCTCAGATACCGCCTATGCCAATACCCTTGTCGATGCCGATACGGAAATTATGTACGTCGTGGGTGACGTATTGGGCGGATACAATGTCGAAATCGAATCTGAGATTGGCCGTAAAATCCTGCAAAAAGTGATTGTGGTGGATAAAATCGCCTATATCAATCCATTCAACAACCTTTTGCCTGTTTCATTCACTGAATCAACCGAAAACAACGAATCCCCGGTTTCGTTTTGGAATCGTTACAAAACCCTGATTGTGATCGGTGGTATTGTGTTGGGTGTTTCGCTGTTGGCGGCTTATTTAATCCAAAAACTATCCAAGTAATGATAACCATCACCTACCCTTACGCAGGTATGGTGTTTCAGCGAGATAATTCAGGGGCCGCGTACGTCAATGTACGCGGCCTTTCTGATTCTGCTGAGGTCACCATCCAATTTACGCCCGTTCAGGCAGGTTGGGGCAACGCTTCAGTAACGCCCAAAAAAGTGAGTGTCGACAACGGTCAATTCAACGCCTGGGTAAAAGTATCAGGCGGGGATTATACCCTCAATGTCACCGATACCGCCAACGCCAATAATACCGCCCAACTTACGCCCATTGGCGTAGGTGAAGTGTTGATGTTGTGGGGACATAGTTTTATCGCAGGTGATCCAGGCTATAACGCCGATGCCACGGATAGCCGAAGCCGATCAGTAACCACGGCAAGAAACCCGGCCAATTCCGCAGAACCTTCAAGGCTTCAAAACTTGGACCTTTTACCCCTTGAATTTGGCAGGATCACCAATCAGCGGGGAATTGGCCCCTTTACGCTCAATGTGTGGATGTGGGGAACGTTTGCGGATGAAATGGTAAAGCGGCTCAATGTCCCGGTACTTTTGTACGGTGCAAGTTTTGGCGGATCACAAGTCTATATGAACCTCCTGAACATTGAAAAAAAGCCATTCCCTGAACCTTTCTTCGGGGGCTTAGAAGCCTACGGGATGCCATACCGCCCGGTAGAGGCGGTGATGTTGAAGTACGCCAAACTGACCGGGCTCAGAGGCGTGATCTGTGAGCATGGAGGCAATGACGTTGGCCTCGTTGCATCCGGCCAAATCAACATGAGGGAAGTTTTCTCAAAAGTGGTCAACTATACCCGTGGACTTTTAGGCCATCAGCGGTTGATTTGGACGGTGAGTCTTGAAGGGAAGTTCTTAGGCAACCCCTCAACCGTCCTCAACGATCAACTGATTGATGTGCTTAACACTCTCCCATACACGTACAAAGGAATAGACCTCAACCAACCCGATACGGTAGGCTCATTCCGTGATGATGGAGGTATCGGCCACTTTCGCGGGGTTACGGGCGCTGAAAAATACCTCGAAATGTGGCTGAATGCGATCAAGTCTGATTTCTTCACCGGCTCCGTGCCCTACGTGATCAATCCCCCGATAGGTTCAGCCAATACGGAGCTTACAACGCCGGTAAGTTCGTTGTTGGCCAACATTGTCAGCGACTCCAATACGCCCGCGCCGCGCTGGTGGCAAACTGAATCCTTCCAGTGGGCCGCGTTGGTCGTGTGGGTCGTGGGATTGGTGAGCCTGGCCGGTCTGTTTGTATTGAAAACCCTAAAAGCAGGGAAGTCATGATCATCGGTTTTGAAAAAATAGCCCCCAACGCCCCGGCCCGTATTCAGCTTACGAAGCTATACACCGGCAGTGATTATATACACGCTGAGTTATTTTTCGAAAGTCAGTACCGGGCGGGATTGGCCGCACGTGTCAGTACGAAAGGAGTCACGCTTGAACCGTTCCCCAAAATCGTAGAAGAATCCGAACAATGGGTCTTCTTTCGGGTGCCGATCACGGACGAACGGGAAGTATGGGAGTACGTACAGCAGTATGCAGGGAAAGAATTCAGTTTTCGCAATATCGCCGCCATGGTCACGGGCCTGAGCATCGTCAACCCCAATGCCCGGTTTTGTTCTGAGTTGTGCTATGAGGTCATTCGTCGTTTCTCATTGGTACCCGTGGCCGATATGCCGCCTCATACCGTCACCCCTGCCATTCTTCTCGAAATCGTCAGAAATGCAGGGTTTGAGCGGGTATCTGTGACTGAGCTGTGAAATGGCCATGGGCATTAAGTACATCTCAGTCACACCAAATGTGAAGTACCCGGTTGTTGAATGCCTGGTATAATCACACCAAACGTGAATGATCGATCGTGATCATGCTGCGCGTTTTCACAAATTTTTTTCACAATAAATCTTCATCAACATGAAAAAGAAAACCACCAAACGCCCATCGGCCAAACAAAAAGCAGTGCGGGCCAAATTTGCCAAAATGAACCAATTGGCCCAAAAGAGTATCATTGATGCCGCCAAACAGGGAAAGAAAATACCAACGCGTAAAGCCGCCCTCAGAGCCGCCGCAAAAAAAGTCTATAAATGAAAACAAAATACTTCTTCCTGATCGCTTTCGCGGTATTCATCGGCTATGCCGTATTTGCTTGGTTTTACAATCAGAATCAGGAAAAAAAGAACCTGCAAAAACTTGATGAGTTGAGCCGGGCCAAAGCTGTAGAACCACAAATGTACGATGCTTCCGGAAACCCAATCACCGGGCCTATTATCACCTATGACATTGTTGAACAGGGGAAAATATTTGACCCGATTCAACTACTCAGAGGTACGATAGGTATGTTTGGGTTTTTGGGATACTGAAGGTTGAGGGACTTTTCGCCAAATTTGGCGAAAAGTCCTTTCCAAACTAAAAACCCCCTATGCCTGCAATATGGCATAGGGGGTTTTTAGTTTGGTTCAGAATTTGTAATTTTGATGTAGAACATCAATCGGTAAATGAAACAGATGACGGCTACAATTATAAAAATAAAACGCGCTCATGTGATTAGTAGACGTGGCAGATGGGGCCTGCTTAAGCAGGGATATAAAAAAGCATCGGGGCTTTATGATACCAAACAGGAAGCTGTCAGAGCCGCGCGTAGGTTAAAATCAGAGGGATATGATATAATTATTCATGACAAAGACGGGACTGTCAGCCGATGGGAGAAAGCGTAGTTTCAGAAAGTAAATCAATATTTGGCAAAGATGCCTGATTAATAAATACCGCTTCATAAATAATTACCCCCTATGCTTGCAATATGGCATAGGGGTTTTTAGTTTTATGGCTGAACTCTAATGATCATGCCATATGAAAAATTCCCTCTTTTTAATCTGTATACTTTTAACAGGTTGCTACTCTAACTATCATACAATAGGAAATGGGCCAAATAGACACAGCACTAAGGAGATATATTCGAAAGGAAAAGATGTGTATTTTCTTTGGGGATTAGTGAAATTAGGTGATTCTGAGCCCAAAAGACCTGAAAAAGACTATCTTATTAAAACAGGCTTTACTTTGGGGGATGATTTAATTAGCCTATTTACATTGGGCATTGTTTCTACCAGAACAACTAAAATATTTATTTCGGATCAACCCCTTAATAATCAAGAAAGTATCCCTAAAATAATAACACTTGAAGATTATAAGCGTTTGCCTGAACCTACAAAATTAGAAGCCGGGGATTTTGTGTACTTTCTTAAAAATAATGAAGTTAGAAAAGGTAGGCTTATTAAAATACAAAGCTATCGTTCAAGGGTTCAGGAATACGAAGGTATATACAAAAGGATGCGTTATCTTGACATTGAAAATTATTTGATCAAAAAAGCCGCTCAATGAGCGGCTTTTTTGACTTTAAATTAACCCGTTTTTCTTAAAGTCCTGTACTATCGTTTCAGGATAGATGATTGTGTAAACACGTTCCGTCAGGGCAATGGTCTCGTGACCCAACGCATCTCTCACCAATTCAATCCTTAAGCCTGAATTGAGTAAATATGTACCAAAGGTTTTTCTCAAATTTTTCAGTGACATTGGCTTATCTACGCCTATGTTGCGCAAAATGATCAAAAGATTCCTTCGGATGGTATGATATTTCAGAATGGGCGGTAAGTTGTTGTACTTATCAAGTATCTCTTGAGCCTCGGGTAAAATAGGGATATTGACCAATTTTGGGACAATGCCGCCCCGTTCATTCTTTTGTCGGTGTATCTGGATCATGTTGGCCCCGTCAATGACTTTGAGGTGTTCTTTGGGATTGAATCGGATATAATCACAATAATCCAATCCGGTAAAGCACATAAATACGATTATATCAGCCGATTGTTGAAGGATGGTATTATCTGAACTGAACTCTAAAAGCCGTTGTATTTCAGTTGTTTCGAGTGGTATTGCGTTTTTGTGTCGTGACCGTGGACACGGTACATCCTTGATTGGGTTTTCGTGGATCAAACCTGTACGCTTTGCCTCCTTAAAAACCTTCTTAAGGTAACTGATATTTCTGCTTACATGGTCTTTCTGAAAGCCACAGGCATACAGATATTCCCTGTATTGCTCTGCTAAAGGAGAATTAAAACGGCTCATTGGCATAACAACCATTTTCTTTTTCTTCAAAAATGATTCAATATGTTCCCGTGCCTTCTCCCATTTCTCAAACGTTTTCTTCTTTATTTTAATCGTCTCTTTCTTTTTGGGCTCTTTCAGTTCCGCTAAAAAAGCATCAAATACTTTTAAAATCGTTGCCTGTTTTTCTGCCTTACCTACATATACGTCAAGTACCTGTTGGGCGGTCACATAGTCATGAATAAAACATAGTTCCTGATGAATCCTGTCAAGCCCGGCACGAATCAGGCTTATACGTTTGTTCATCATTTGTACTTCTTCCGAAGTGCCTTCAATTTTCTGAAATTTGCTTTTCCATTTGGACTTTAATACCTCTATGCCGGTGCTTTTCTCGTTTGATCTTACTCCATCAATTCGAACAAAATACACCAGTGAGGCGGGTACTTCGTGATCAGGTTGGCCGTCACGATTACGGCGATAACGCAGTTTAAAGAATACGTCAAACATGATACTTTTTTCATAATAATTGTATTTGAGAGTTAAAAAAGCTTTAACTCTCAAATCAGGTAAACAGGACCAAAAAACAGCATAATAATTATCAAGCGTTGTTTTACCACGGGAAAGTACAATTGTAGCATATACGGTAGTAAAGTATAATACTTGAAGTGAAGCAAACAGGCATAAAAAAAACCGCTTTATTTCAGCGGTTTCTCACTTTAAATCAGATTGAGGGATTTTCTGGAGCCTCCAACAGGACTTGAACCTGCGACCTACGCATTACGAATGCGCCGCTCTACCAACTGAGCTATGGAGGCATATGTGGAGTCTGCTTATGAATACGCCGCTCTTTCAGTTGGCGTATTCATTCCTAAGCCGGGGATTGCAAAATAAATAAACACTTGCCGGTCTTACAAGATTTCGTCTCAAAATCTGTGCCGGAGTTCTCTTTGCAAATGAGCAAAGCCTTCCTAAATTGCACATTCTTTCCTTATACCTATGATGAATCGAAAATATGCTTTAGTGGCCGTGGGAGAACTCCTGGCGGACTTGATCGGTACTGAATTTACAAAAAATCTGTCGGATACCGAAACATTCAAACGTTTTCAGGGCGGCAGTCCCGCCAACCTCGCGGCAAATATGGCGCGTCTGGGCAATACTACGGCCCTGGTGGCATGCGTAGGGAATGATAATGTAGGAAGTTTTCTGATCGAAAAAGTAGCTGAAACAGGCGTAGATATTGCCTATATCGAAAAAGACGCGTATGCTCCCACAAGTATTGTGTTGGTATCGCGCACCAAAGGCACACCCGATTTTATCGCCTATCGCACCGCTGATCGCATGATTCAGTCGGCGTACATTCCTGATGATTTACTGCGTAATGCTTCCTTCTTTCATACAACCTGCTTTGCCCTGAGTCAGGAACCTGCCCAAAGCGCCATTGTCGAAGCGGCAACCCGGGCCCGGGCTGCCGGGTGTATTGTGAGCCTGGATGCCAATTATGCCCCTTCTATCTGGCCCGACCGCGCGCAGGCACAGCAGGTCATTGAGCAGTATTGCCAAAACGGTACTTTCATAAAACTCAGCGAAGACGATGCCGAGCGCATCTTCGGACAAACAATTTCCAACGGCGAAATTATCGAACGTTTTCATGCCATGGGGGCACAATTGGTGTGTTTGACATTGGGCGGGAAAGGCAGTATTGTCTCGTCTGATTACGGAAAAAACTATGTAGCGATTGCCGGAAAGCCTCTGGAAGTCAAAGATGCGACCGGAGCGGGAGATTCGTATTGGTCAGGATTTTTAACGGCGTGGCTGGACAGCAAATCACCCGCAGAATGTGCTCAGGCGGGGGCTACTATTGCAGCTCTGAAAATCAGCACAGTAGGGCCGTTGCCTGCTAAAGTGGATAAAGCTGTTTTGTACAATCCATAAATCAATTTTACCCCCCCCTTTGAGTTGAGGGCCTGTTTTACCTTTTCATCGCCCGGTTGGTACAAAACACAGTAAATCACCATTTCCGGAAATAAATGAAAACCCGCCCAAAAAAAATAGCAGATTCCGAAGAATCTGCTATTGTAACTGTTCACAAGTCGGCAGTCAGAGCATCACCAACATGGATGAGTACTTTAATTAACTACGTTTAAACGATAGAAAAATGGAGAGCTATAAAAAGCACCACCTGTAATGTTTACACCTGTATTTGAAGCTGTAAATGCTCTACCGTTACTCAAACGCATTACCGCCGTCACCTCAAAGCGGTCGCCTGTCGAAATATCTGCCGCAGTAAGGCCGCAAGCAGTCAATGCTTCTGTACCTGTAATAGACAGCGTATGACGCGGATAGCCCGTAGTAGGATCCTTGCTGTATGCAGAAGCAGGAATAGAACGTAGTGTACGCGCTACGGTTGTGTTAGTACCATTAGCGGGTGTAGCATCTATAAAGCGGATGCTCAAATCATAAGACGAGAACAACGCGCCTTTATCAGGAGTTACGGCTTCCAATACGGCTTCCATTTTAGTGCCCGTCAAGTTTGCTCTACTTACACTGAAAGTAGAATTAACTACAGGAAAAGGCGTAACAGTACGCATATAACCACCTTGCTCCAAGTTGAAGTCATCGAGTTTATCAACCATCTGCGTTTCGCAAGCCATGGCCAAAAAGGCTGCTGCCAAAACAAATGTGAAGTTTTTGATATATTTCATCGTGAATTTTAAATTTAGTTTTTTAACAAACTGATTTTATCTTATGAAACCCGCAGGGTTGTTATCCCAAAAAACCGGAAGCGCTGCATTGGCTTTTTGCTTGGCATTGGCATTGCGTGTAATAAAATCTAACGGATAATAGTAAGAACGTACAAATGCGCCCGGATTCGGCTCAAGGGCAGGTTGCTGACCGGAAGGTTTACCTGTACGGCGATAAAGGTTATAAATCTCAATACCATTTCCGTGTGCAGCAAACCAATATTCAGTAGCAACAATATTTAATTTACCATCTGCAGTAGCTGCGTCATAATCAGCCATTACCTTGTCTACATATTTTCTCACTTCGTCGGCCCATACAAACCCTTGAGCAGCTTCATACGCGGCAATTTTACCGGCCTCGGTTGTTCCAAGAGCATAGGTTCTTACATCAGCCATTGACTTTTCGATGGCCGACCGAAGCAATGCTTTGGCATCGCCTGTAGTACCCAACCGAAGGGCCGATTCTGCCAACATAAAATCTACAAACGAGCGCATCATTATAGGATGGATACCGGCACCGCCAGCTCCAGCCCCCAACGAAACACCACGGTTACCGTCGTTGTCGTATAGTCCACCCGCAGGATACAAACCCCAAGCGGTACGAAGCAAACCATCCGGTGGAATACCCTCGTTGCTCAAATGGTCACGGCCCCAATAACCTGCGTTAGTTGGAAAACAGAACACATCGTTTGGTCCGTAGTGCGCAGGTTTTTGATTGGTAATACAGCGAATAGCGTTTACGTCAGTAGAATTACGGGTAGTTTGACGATAAAAATAGTAACGAATGCGCGGATCGGGAAAGCCTTTTGAACTAAACATTGCACCCATGTAGGAGTTTGACTGATAGTCGCCGCCACCTGTGGGACTATACTGGTCACTATACCGTGGGTGACGTGTATTAGGGTTGAGCAGGTTAGTGCCAAATCTAAACGTAAAATTTTGTGCAGTAGTTGAAATCAAGCGATTGCCTGCAATCAAAGCGTTGATAGCTGTTGTAGCACCCGTTCTATCTATCAAGCTGCGATTAAGTAACGCTTTCATTTTTAGCGTATTAGCAACTCTAATCCAACTGTCTGCAGTACCACCGTAAATCAAATCCCCACTTGCACCGCCTCTTGAGGTAGCTGTGAAGTTTTCAATGGCTTTGTCTAAATCAGCCAAAGCTCCCGCGTAAACGGTTGCCCCGCCATCTGTTTTTGGATTAAAGTTTTCGGCATTCAATGCTTCACTGTAAGGTACGTCACCAAAAGCATCCACCAAGTTAAGTAATACCGATGCGCGTATGGTACGCGCAATACCGGCATGTACAAATAATCCACTTGCTTCTGCCAATGGAATCAGCGTTTTGACGTCGGTCATGATGTTGGCATAAGCATTTGTCCAGGCTCCGTTCAGACCGTTGGGCGTCACGGCGTTATCATAAATAGCCGCACCTTGGTTCAACATACGTGTAAGACGCATGCCGGGGTCGCTCATTTGGTTGAAATGACCGGCATAGTCGAGCTCTATTCGGTTGAGCAAATAGTTGATATCAGTACTACTGGTTGTCACTTGGTTAGGGTTTTCGAGCAAGTCTAACTTACACGAACCAACCCCCACCATGAGCATCACCAACAGCGTTATTTTAAGGTTATTTATCACTTTCATATTTTATGTTGATTTAAAAGTTTTTGAGTAACATATATCAATGATTACTCTGGACTTGATTACGGTTAAAACGTCAGTTTCAAAGTTACACCCAATCGTCTTGCACTAGGACCTGTCAAGAACTCAAAACCGAGACCGTTACCAACACCTAGGCCCAGGTTATCGGTGTCGAAGTTCAAACCGGGAGGAAAGTTGAGGGCTTTGTACCAAAGGTTGTTACCTGTAAATTGGAACGATGCGCCTTTGATTGGTAGTTTGGTGAATAGCTTTTTGGGCAACTGATAACCCAACGATACTTCCTGCAAACGAATGGTGCTACCATCAAAAATACGACCTTCGTCACCGAAGAAGTAGATATTATTAAAACCTACATCAGATGCTGTTACTTGAATATCGTTAGGTGTGCCATCAGCTTTAACACCCGGGAAAATAAACGTTTGTGCACGGTCATAACCATTGGCCAAACCGGTATCGTAGGTCAAGCCACGACCCAACAAAGCACCCGCTGTAGAAGAGTACATAGCTCCCCCATGACGATAAGAAAACATGAAGCTCAGGGAAATACCCTTATAACCAAAATCATTGATTAAGCTGGTGTTGAAGGCAGGGTTAGGATCTCCTAAAATGATTGGTGTTGCGGTAGTTTGCAGATAACCGCCACCGTCAATCAAGAACTGTCCCTGTTCGTTGCGGCGATAGCCTGTTCCTTTGATAATATTGAAAGGCTGACCTACCACGGCAAAGTTACCCAATCCATTGAATCCTGAGATCTGAACTTCTTGCAATGTGCCCCCTAAATCAAGTACTTTAGGACGGTTGCGTGAGAAAGTACCTGTGATATCCCAAGAAAAATCTTTTGATTTTATTACATTGCCATTCAAGCTAATCTCAATACCTTCATTACGGATTTTACCGATATTGATGGTAGTACCTGTGTAGCCTGTTGAAGCATCAAGTGGAGCGCGAGTGATAAGATCACGGGTGTCGCGACGATAGAATGTAAGGTCAAATCCAATACGGCTTCTAAAAAGCTTCCCTTCTACCCCAAACTCATATTCAGTATGCAACTCAGGTCGCAAATTTGGATTACCGAGCGTATTGTCTACGGAGTGGGTTTGTACAGTGTTACCTGCCGAATTTAAGAAGGCACGGGCGTTTTGGTTTAAGAAATTACGCGTGCTGTATGGGTTAGGAAAACCGGCTGAACTACCCACGCCGGCGCGTATTTTCAAGAAACTCAAGAAGGACGACTCTAAACCTTTGAACGCTGTAGTAGGTACAAAAGATACACTGAACGAAGGATATAAGATACGACGGTTGTCTTTTTCTACAGTAGATGTCCAGTCGTTACGGGCGGCAAGGTTAGCAAACAGGAAATTTCCATAATCTGCGGTAAGCTCACCAAAAATACCCATTCGGGTTTGTTCTTCTGTAGAGTTGGAAGCTACGTTGTCAATAAAATTACTATGGCGGAACAGGCTGCGCGCCAATTGGTTCTGACTATTGATATTATCTAAACGGAAGCGGTCATTGCGAATGTTACCACCCAACTTGCCCGACAAAGACAGTTTATCTGACAGTGACTTGGTGTAAGATAAAATCAAACTGTTGTCTACAATGGTATTTTTAATGTTGAGGGTATTGTATAGACCAGTTACCAAGGCT
Above is a window of Runella slithyformis DSM 19594 DNA encoding:
- a CDS encoding SusC/RagA family TonB-linked outer membrane protein, which encodes MRKFLCINFLLVCMVWATGVAQDRKITGKVTSAEDGSPLPGVSVVVKGTSKGTNTDAAGSYSIDAPVNATLVFSFVGTLTQEIAIGSRTTVNLALAADTKQLSEVVVTAQGIVREKRALGYSVASVDAKNIQDRPQADVGRVLQGKIAGVNVTATSGVSGTGTNITIRGYSSITGSVQPLFVVDGVPFNSNTNTRGGFTQGNQSSSSRFLDIDPNNIENVTVLKGLAATVTYGDQGRNGVILITTKNGSKKVRKTEFNVTQSFFTNTAHLPRYQNDYVGGFQQNLGYFFSNWGPTLDEARTYPSQNTNTALNTHPYAFLSNAALRNSMADYVASVSPYKMEVFPNNVKDFFRTGQISNTSLNISGGGEKVSYNMSAGYNKEGGYIPNNDLTRLNLGLGLNAQMSKRLTATVSFNYANTVQSSPPLSSGTGNNANDFPSILANVMYTPRQVDLMGWPYTSPLDGSSVYFRSGNDIPNPRWMLDNYKTTGAVNRIFTTSTFNYELGKDLMLLFKTGLDTYDEQQEFLINKGGVALVTGLYNTLNIKNTIVDNSLILSYTKSLSDKLSLSGKLGGNIRNDRFRLDNINSQNQLARSLFRHSNFIDNVASNSTEEQTRMGIFGELTADYGNFLFANLAARNDWTSTVEKDNRRILYPSFSVSFVPTTAFKGLESSFLSFLKIRAGVGSSAGFPNPYSTRNFLNQNARAFLNSAGNTVQTHSVDNTLGNPNLRPELHTEYEFGVEGKLFRSRIGFDLTFYRRDTRDLITRAPLDASTGYTGTTINIGKIRNEGIEISLNGNVIKSKDFSWDITGTFSRNRPKVLDLGGTLQEVQISGFNGLGNFAVVGQPFNIIKGTGYRRNEQGQFLIDGGGYLQTTATPIILGDPNPAFNTSLINDFGYKGISLSFMFSYRHGGAMYSSTAGALLGRGLTYDTGLANGYDRAQTFIFPGVKADGTPNDIQVTASDVGFNNIYFFGDEGRIFDGSTIRLQEVSLGYQLPKKLFTKLPIKGASFQFTGNNLWYKALNFPPGLNFDTDNLGLGVGNGLGFEFLTGPSARRLGVTLKLTF
- a CDS encoding SusD/RagB family nutrient-binding outer membrane lipoprotein, translated to MKVINNLKITLLVMLMVGVGSCKLDLLENPNQVTTSSTDINYLLNRIELDYAGHFNQMSDPGMRLTRMLNQGAAIYDNAVTPNGLNGAWTNAYANIMTDVKTLIPLAEASGLFVHAGIARTIRASVLLNLVDAFGDVPYSEALNAENFNPKTDGGATVYAGALADLDKAIENFTATSRGGASGDLIYGGTADSWIRVANTLKMKALLNRSLIDRTGATTAINALIAGNRLISTTAQNFTFRFGTNLLNPNTRHPRYSDQYSPTGGGDYQSNSYMGAMFSSKGFPDPRIRYYFYRQTTRNSTDVNAIRCITNQKPAHYGPNDVFCFPTNAGYWGRDHLSNEGIPPDGLLRTAWGLYPAGGLYDNDGNRGVSLGAGAGGAGIHPIMMRSFVDFMLAESALRLGTTGDAKALLRSAIEKSMADVRTYALGTTEAGKIAAYEAAQGFVWADEVRKYVDKVMADYDAATADGKLNIVATEYWFAAHGNGIEIYNLYRRTGKPSGQQPALEPNPGAFVRSYYYPLDFITRNANAKQKANAALPVFWDNNPAGFIR
- a CDS encoding DUF2188 domain-containing protein, which translates into the protein MTATIIKIKRAHVISRRGRWGLLKQGYKKASGLYDTKQEAVRAARRLKSEGYDIIIHDKDGTVSRWEKA
- a CDS encoding tyrosine-type recombinase/integrase; its protein translation is MFDVFFKLRYRRNRDGQPDHEVPASLVYFVRIDGVRSNEKSTGIEVLKSKWKSKFQKIEGTSEEVQMMNKRISLIRAGLDRIHQELCFIHDYVTAQQVLDVYVGKAEKQATILKVFDAFLAELKEPKKKETIKIKKKTFEKWEKAREHIESFLKKKKMVVMPMSRFNSPLAEQYREYLYACGFQKDHVSRNISYLKKVFKEAKRTGLIHENPIKDVPCPRSRHKNAIPLETTEIQRLLEFSSDNTILQQSADIIVFMCFTGLDYCDYIRFNPKEHLKVIDGANMIQIHRQKNERGGIVPKLVNIPILPEAQEILDKYNNLPPILKYHTIRRNLLIILRNIGVDKPMSLKNLRKTFGTYLLNSGLRIELVRDALGHETIALTERVYTIIYPETIVQDFKKNGLI
- a CDS encoding carbohydrate kinase family protein; its protein translation is MMNRKYALVAVGELLADLIGTEFTKNLSDTETFKRFQGGSPANLAANMARLGNTTALVACVGNDNVGSFLIEKVAETGVDIAYIEKDAYAPTSIVLVSRTKGTPDFIAYRTADRMIQSAYIPDDLLRNASFFHTTCFALSQEPAQSAIVEAATRARAAGCIVSLDANYAPSIWPDRAQAQQVIEQYCQNGTFIKLSEDDAERIFGQTISNGEIIERFHAMGAQLVCLTLGGKGSIVSSDYGKNYVAIAGKPLEVKDATGAGDSYWSGFLTAWLDSKSPAECAQAGATIAALKISTVGPLPAKVDKAVLYNP
- a CDS encoding Bor/Iss family lipoprotein yields the protein MKNSLFLICILLTGCYSNYHTIGNGPNRHSTKEIYSKGKDVYFLWGLVKLGDSEPKRPEKDYLIKTGFTLGDDLISLFTLGIVSTRTTKIFISDQPLNNQESIPKIITLEDYKRLPEPTKLEAGDFVYFLKNNEVRKGRLIKIQSYRSRVQEYEGIYKRMRYLDIENYLIKKAAQ